TACCTCGGGGGGACGAGCTCCAGCAGCTGCCCGCCGGGCCAAGGAACTCTGCACCTGACTCCCAACTCGTCGCTGATCGTGTTGCAGTCTTCGCGGCTGTACCTCGCGTTCCAGCTGACGGGCTCGGCGCAGCCCCAGCCCTACCTGATCTACGCGGTCGGGCCGTCGAACagcccgccgtcgtcgtcggaTTACTATCTCCCCCGGCATCGGAATCAGGCTTCTGCTTCTGTCAACTTCGCGACCGGTGAGTTTAATTATTTctgcactattttttttctagcGCAAGTGATGAAAGATTTGATTGGTGGTATcccaagttttaaatttaaaaccagATTGCTTGGTATCTTCagctaaatttatataatttaaattttgtttgctCAAAATTGGTGCAGGAGTGATTTCTACTGCGGGAGGGGCCACACCGGGAAACAAAAGGTGGCATGGGATTTTAGCCACATTTGGGTGGGGAATTTTGATGCCTGCAGGGGTTACGATGGCACGATATTTCAAGCACCACGATCCCTTGTGGTTCTACTCCCACATCTCCGTCCAGGGGGTCGGGTTCGTGCTCGGCGCAGCCGGGGTGCTCCTCGGGTTCGGCCTCGGGGACGAGGGCGCCGCTGGGAACGCCGACACCCACAGGGGCCTCGGCGTCGCCATCTTCGTCTTCGGCATCCTCCAGGTACTGTCGTACGTAGCGTCTCTGTTTAAACTATTTCTGAATTATTTCCAATCAAATCGATCTATTAGAGTCCCTCGTCTCTAAAAGGTTTGAGTTTGAGacttaatttaacaaaaaatcaGTGCTTCTTCGAACAGTGTACCAGTgcagaaaaaaattattgcatgtGCTTGGTTCACCATGCGAGTCGTGGACTGTATATGTATGGTGATCTTCTCTGTTTTACATTTCTAACTTCAATCTCCAGCATGCGGATGCAAGAGGCAGAACCCGGGGCAGATAGCATTTTTTGGGTGGGTTGGGGAAGATTGATTTTTCTTCTAATTTNAATTAAAGCGTTTGTCCACTTTAACGAATAAAATAATACATAAGAGGTCTCAAACTTAGATTAGAGCATAAGTAGCTTACACGTAGTTTTACACCAATTCTATACTAAAAGGCTTTCTTCGTATTACAATAACCCAACAAGGAAATTAGTCATAACAATATTTGAAACAAATAACAACAGGAGAAATTAATGTGTTCCCCGGGAACAAACATAACATTAGAAgattacatatttaaaaattacaaacttcaggattttttaagttttctataaGTATAAAAGTGAGGTTGGAATCTATTTCCTCGTTTCAATAGACatgtataattattatatattgtttccCACGCAAACCAAGCGTAATACTTTCTAAtgatctttattttttatagactcTTAAAATAAGGATAAGTAGGATAATGATTCTTACAATTTAAGAACACAAACCAAGCGTGTCATTATAATGATGAGAATTTAAGAAGGCGACCACGCGATCCATCATCTCGTTGGCCTTGTCGCATTTCGGGTTTCGGAGGTGGAAAACATGCTCCTCCCCCTCCGACTCCAACAGCTCCACTCTCCTCTCAAACCCGCTCCGCTTCAGGCCCTCGCAAtactccctccctctctccctcaacacgtccttctccgccaccgccaccatCAACCTCTCGCACGGGAGCGTCCTcaacctctcctcctcccccttcgCCATGGGATTCAACCTCGGATCCTTCGCCACCTCCGTCCCAGGGCTCACCAAATCCCAAAACCccttcgtcgtcctcctcctcctctccgcctcctccgccccgatctcctcctcctcctcctcctccccccagAACCACGGGTGGATCAGGATCAAGCCCTCGATCCTGACCCCTAAACCCTCGGCGGCGACCCTCGTGGCGACGTTGTGGGCGATGTTCGCCCCGGCGCTGTCCCCGCCGAGGAAGACGCGCGAGAGGTCGCCGCGCTCGGCGAGCCACGGGTCGGCGCGCGCCGCGGCCCAGCGCAGCGCGGCCCACGCGTCGTCGTAGGCCGCGGGGAGCGGGTGCTCCGGGGCGCGGCGGTACTCGACGGAGACGACGAGGATTTGAGCCCTCGAGGCGAGGGCGTTGAGGTAGGCGTGGTAGGTCGGGGACGCGGCGCTCTCGACGACGAAGCCGCCGCCGTGGATGTAGACGAGGACGGGGAGGAGCTTCGGCTTCGTCTCGGATACCGCCGCGTCGTCGTCTAGGTTTCGGGGGAGGTAGAGGCGGGCGGAGGGGATGGGGGAGTCGGGGTGGAGGGGGACGTCCTTGGAGAGGACGGAGGTGGCGGGGTCGAGGCCGGGGGGGACGACGGAGGTGCCGAGGAGGCGCTCGACGCGGCCGCTCTTGTAGAGGCGGAAGAAGGGGGCGGAGTCGAGGGCGACCTCGTCGGATGCTTCGGAGGCCATTAATGGCGGATTTGGTGACCTCGGGGAGAATTGTGAGGGCGATGCTGATGATGCAAATTTACTAAAGAGGTGAGTGAAAAGGGTCTTTCGTTTTATTACTTTTGGTTAATGTAATATCCCTTAGGGCTCGGATCAGGTTCTCAGTGCTTCCGGTCGCGAATCCGAGGTAACGTAATCGGTAACCGAGGCTAGAGAGGTaaggaaatagaaataaaatttggggttgagatagagagaagagaaatagaggtAGAGAGATAGACAGAGATGAGCATTGAGAGGTGAGGGTTAGGAAAAAGAGTTGGGATAGAGATAagggatagagaagaagaagggtttggagaaaaacttttggagagaaaatagactaattcatttcattcataatcTCAGCAATTACATGTTTGTATCTATATATACTGCCTAACACTTGtactgaaattaaaaataaactatGCCAAACAGCAAAAGTGATAAATTGAGGAAGAAAACTCAGTGGCCTGCCATCTGAAAGTAGTTGGGCCGCAAGTGGGCTGTCCAGTCCAGAATGCGTAGTAGTTGGGTAAACGGACTCGGGTCCGCCCTTCTCCGCACTACCCGCAACCTGGCGGGGCTTGGGTTCGCATTTTATGCCCGATCCGGTTTTCTGGAGATCCGACCCGCAAGTCCCCTTGTCCGCCCCCGGTACCTATTCCGGCAGACCTTCTCCTACCTCGTCGGCTTCTCTTCGCCTTTGCCTTCGCCTTCGCCGTGCTTCCAAGATGCCCTAATCGCCTCTGATTGTTCTCCGTCCGCCCGCCTGAGCCTCCCTGCAACCGCACTCCCCTCCGGTCCATCTCGGAGCGCTTCCTCCCTCAGCGGCACGGCTGCCACGCCCAGTACAAGGCCAGCATGGGCTCCACCACCTCTCTCGCCATGTCCGTCATCATCAACGCCAGCCCGGCACCTACTTAGACGACAAGGCCTCGAGCTCGCTCTCCACCTTGCTGTTACCATTTATTCCTCTTCTACTGTAAAGTTGCTATTTTTACTATTCTCCCATACTAACTACTACTGCTACTCCTACCATTTATTCTTCGGTTCTTACatttagggcttatttggttcaagggtgtaattgaaatggataatggaatggaaataaatttgaatggtaattggaatggacTCCTCCAgatgtttggtttatttgtggattagaaattagaatgagttattcatatttcattgtttggttcgtataaactaaaaaaattataggatactgtaatactaattttactttcaaattgCGCCTCGGCTACGTCTTCGGCGGCGGCACCATCATCTGCTCCTAGCCCTCCGCCTCGCGGGGAGCGCCGGGGCCGCGGCCGGGGAGCCCGAGGTTACCGCTACCCCTCCCCCCCGCCATCTCCGCTCGCCTCTGCGGCCTCTGCCCCAGCTACTGCCGCAGCTgcctcctccgccgcagccGCCCCTGCTTGAGCCTCGGCTTCTTCGCCAGCTGCGCCGGCGAGAACATCTACGCCTACGTGCCGTAGGTAAGCATGTGCTAGAGCAGGAACGGCCTAAGCCTTAGGTACTAGAACGAGAACGAAAACGAAAACGAAAGCGTTCCTCATCCCTAAACTAAACCTCGCggtctcctccttcttcttcctcttcttcgtctaCACTCTACCCTAAACTCTAGACCAAAATCTTGAACTGAAACGAACGAAAATCAAATATCACAACAGGTTAATCTCAACCAAAAGAGATTCCACATGAAAAGCTGAAGAAATAATATTAGTAGATATGATAAAATCATTATCCCAAACGAATGATATGAGAATACTCATACTAGCAGAAGCATGAGTATTCAATAAAAGTTACTATCTCGAAGGCTTAGCTGTTAGGTATGGCGATTTGTGATAAATCTCGTAAATTTTGAAGATctttagttttaaatattaaaaagctaTAATAAATGGAATACTAGTTTTCAAGtgttttaactgttaaaaattGCCGGCCATACCTTATGAACGATCAAATTGCCACATTTTTTTAGTCTTATCCaacttaaaaactattttttaaaataagtgaTGGATCTATTTCCAGTTATTGAGGCTAGAATTTAACTTCCTAGGCTAATAGACAAAAATTCTAGAACAAGCTAAAACTGGCAAGTAAAATATGGGCGAACTACCTCAAATATTACTAAAgctttttaatgttttaaataaaagatctttAAAGTTTATGAAATCTAGTACAAATTGCCAAACCTAGCAGCTAAGCTTCCGAGGTTGTAGCTTTTATTGAATACTCATGCTTTCCAAGATATGAGTATTCTCATATCATCGGCCTGAGCAAtcattattaatattattatttttgtcttCTTTCTTGACGTACCTCTTTTTAACGACGGAGTTGTTGGGTCTCGTCGGCGCCCACAACTGAACATGTCATTTTAATTTAtgatcattatttttattattattaataaatcatTAACTGACAAAGATCACATTCACTGTTTTTTTGAACTATCAACTATGAACTCCAAGATTCAAACTTAATATCAACTAAGTGTAAAggtcgattcaaataaaaattttttttatttgctttgcCTATCATACAACGATAGAAAGAGAGAATCTTTTTGTAagtcattattattataaatcataataatttataattaaagattaataataataatattaaaaataaaaatttataatcatctctccctcctctctcttttttaaaagagagaggattaatcatatatttatgataattcaatggaaattaaaaaattaggttgttttttccgatttaatctttaaaatttttttcttccgatctaacctttaaaaaaaaggattacTCTGATCTGTACCGTAATCAAGAATCTACCTTCGCAGATCTAGTATGTGGCGTTTACCCTACTTACTGATCGTATTGtgaattcttttaatttttctaatcgAAGACCTTGCTGATAATG
This DNA window, taken from Ananas comosus cultivar F153 linkage group 5, ASM154086v1, whole genome shotgun sequence, encodes the following:
- the LOC109710322 gene encoding probable carboxylesterase 2, with product MASEASDEVALDSAPFFRLYKSGRVERLLGTSVVPPGLDPATSVLSKDVPLHPDSPIPSARLYLPRNLDDDAAVSETKPKLLPVLVYIHGGGFVVESAASPTYHAYLNALASRAQILVVSVEYRRAPEHPLPAAYDDAWAALRWAAARADPWLAERGDLSRVFLGGDSAGANIAHNVATRVAAEGLGVRIEGLILIHPWFWGEEEEEEEIGAEEAERRRRTTKGFWDLVSPGTEVAKDPRLNPMAKGEEERLRTLPCERLMVAVAEKDVLRERGREYCEGLKRSGFERRVELLESEGEEHVFHLRNPKCDKANEMMDRVVAFLNSHHYNDTLGLCS
- the LOC109711105 gene encoding cytochrome b561 and DOMON domain-containing protein At3g07570-like isoform X2, encoding MVIMNMIFWILLILGFSSSLVSSQSSDSCSSSLSVSHLIPFNTSSFNCFSAWSSEGFIMRYGKTAATDTWSFVLSAPDSRTYVSVGFSADGFMVGSSAVAGWVSSSGVGIVRQYYLGGTSSSSCPPGQGTLHLTPNSSLIVLQSSRLYLAFQLTGSAQPQPYLIYAVGPSNSPPSSSDYYLPRHRNQASASVNFATGVISTAGGATPGNKRWHGILATFGWGILMPAGVTMARYFKHHDPLWFYSHISVQGVGFVLGAAGVLLGFGLGDEGAAGNADTHRGLGVAIFVFGILQHADARGRTRGR
- the LOC109711105 gene encoding cytochrome b561 and DOMON domain-containing protein At3g07570-like isoform X1, with product MVIMNMIFWILLILGFSSSLVSSQSSDSCSSSLSVSHLIPFNTSSFNCFSAWSSEGFIMRYGKTAATDTWSFVLSAPDSRTYVSVGFSADGFMVGSSAVAGWVSSSGVGIVRQYYLGGTSSSSCPPGQGTLHLTPNSSLIVLQSSRLYLAFQLTGSAQPQPYLIYAVGPSNSPPSSSDYYLPRHRNQASASVNFATGVISTAGGATPGNKRWHGILATFGWGILMPAGVTMARYFKHHDPLWFYSHISVQGVGFVLGAAGVLLGFGLGDEGAAGNADTHRGLGVAIFVFGILQVLSYVASLFKLFLNYFQSNRSIRVPRL